One genomic region from Jiangella sp. DSM 45060 encodes:
- the rsfS gene encoding ribosome silencing factor: protein MTATDRAIQLAVAAAEAASDKLADDIVAFDVSERMAITDVFLVCSASNDRQVRSVVDAVEERLRDLGARPVSREGEREGRWVLLDYVEIVVHVQHAEERVFYALERLWKDCPTIELPAEVNAGRGPRSGDEE, encoded by the coding sequence TTGACCGCAACCGATCGCGCCATCCAGTTGGCGGTCGCCGCCGCGGAGGCCGCGTCCGACAAGCTGGCCGACGACATCGTCGCCTTCGACGTGTCCGAGCGCATGGCGATCACCGACGTCTTCCTGGTGTGCTCGGCCTCCAACGACCGCCAGGTGCGCTCCGTCGTCGACGCCGTCGAGGAGCGGCTGCGCGACCTCGGCGCCCGTCCCGTCAGCCGTGAGGGCGAGCGTGAGGGCCGCTGGGTGCTGCTCGACTACGTCGAGATCGTCGTGCACGTGCAGCATGCCGAGGAGCGGGTGTTCTACGCCCTCGAGCGGCTGTGGAAGGACTGCCCGACCATCGAACTGCCGGCCGAGGTGAACGCCGGACGGGGCCCGCGCTCCGGGGACGAGGAGTGA
- the nadD gene encoding nicotinate-nucleotide adenylyltransferase: MSSVSNPKRLGVMGGTFDPIHHGHLVAASEVQHWFHLDEVVFVPTGQPWQKTGRDVTPAEDRYLMTVIATASNPVFSVSRVDINRAGPTYTVDTLRDLRAQYGDDTELFFITGADALGQILSWRDHDELFDLAHFVGCTRPGHDLSAVGLPEGKVTLVEVPALAISSSECRQRVAGDEPIWYLVPDGIVQYINKRGLYVEA; this comes from the coding sequence GTGTCGTCGGTGAGCAACCCGAAACGGCTCGGCGTCATGGGTGGGACGTTCGACCCCATCCATCACGGCCACCTGGTGGCGGCCAGCGAGGTACAACACTGGTTCCACCTCGACGAGGTGGTGTTCGTGCCCACCGGGCAGCCGTGGCAGAAGACCGGCCGCGACGTCACCCCGGCCGAGGACCGCTACCTGATGACGGTCATCGCCACCGCGTCGAACCCGGTGTTCTCCGTCAGCCGGGTCGACATCAACCGCGCCGGTCCCACATACACCGTCGATACCCTTCGCGACCTGCGCGCGCAGTACGGCGACGACACCGAGCTGTTCTTCATCACCGGCGCCGACGCGCTCGGGCAGATCCTGTCCTGGCGCGACCACGACGAGCTGTTCGACCTCGCGCACTTCGTCGGCTGCACCCGGCCGGGGCACGACCTCTCCGCCGTGGGGCTGCCCGAGGGCAAGGTGACGCTGGTCGAGGTGCCCGCGCTGGCGATCTCGTCCAGCGAGTGCCGCCAGCGCGTCGCCGGCGACGAGCCCATCTGGTACCTCGTGCCCGACGGCATCGTCCAGTACATCAACAAACGCGGCCTCTACGTCGAGGCATGA
- a CDS encoding glutamate-5-semialdehyde dehydrogenase: MTTTVADLGRAARGAAADLAVRTRAEKDAALHAMADALEANAAAIIERNAADVERARETGTPDAMIDRLRLDDSRIAGMAGGLRQVAGLPDPVGEIVRGYTLPNGLQVTQRRVPLGVVGIIYEARPNVTADAAGLALKSGNAVLLKGSSSAAASNEAIVAVLAAAAEGAGLPRAAVQLVPGGRDQAKELMRARGLVDVLIPRGGAGLIRSVVEESTVPVIETGVGNCHVYVDADADLAMALQILLNAKTQRPSVCNAAETLLVHAGVAAEFLPSALAALREAGVTVHGDARVQGYDAAVVPATDDDWAAEYLSLDLAAAVVDTLDDAVAHIRRWGSGHTEAIVTRSLAASRRFAATTDSAAVMVNASTRFTDGEQLGFGAEIGISTQKLHARGPMGLPELTTTTYVVTGDGHVRG; the protein is encoded by the coding sequence GTGACCACCACCGTCGCCGACCTCGGCCGGGCCGCCCGCGGCGCCGCCGCCGACCTCGCCGTCCGCACCCGCGCCGAGAAGGACGCCGCCCTGCACGCCATGGCCGACGCGCTCGAGGCCAACGCGGCGGCGATCATCGAGCGCAACGCCGCCGACGTCGAGCGGGCCCGCGAGACCGGCACCCCCGACGCCATGATCGACCGCCTCCGGCTCGACGACTCGCGCATCGCCGGCATGGCGGGCGGGCTGCGGCAGGTCGCCGGGCTGCCCGACCCCGTCGGCGAGATCGTGCGCGGCTACACGCTGCCCAACGGCCTGCAGGTCACGCAGCGCCGGGTGCCGCTGGGCGTCGTCGGCATCATCTACGAGGCCCGCCCCAACGTCACCGCCGACGCCGCCGGGCTCGCGCTGAAGAGCGGCAACGCCGTCCTGCTCAAGGGCTCGTCCAGCGCGGCCGCGTCCAACGAGGCCATCGTCGCCGTCCTGGCCGCGGCGGCCGAGGGCGCCGGGCTGCCGCGCGCCGCCGTCCAACTGGTCCCGGGCGGTCGCGACCAGGCGAAGGAGCTCATGCGGGCGCGCGGCCTGGTCGACGTCCTCATCCCGCGCGGCGGCGCCGGGCTCATCCGCAGCGTCGTCGAGGAGTCCACCGTCCCCGTCATCGAGACCGGGGTCGGCAACTGCCACGTGTACGTCGACGCCGACGCCGACCTCGCCATGGCGCTGCAGATCCTGCTCAACGCCAAGACGCAGCGGCCCAGCGTGTGCAACGCCGCCGAGACGCTGCTCGTGCACGCCGGCGTCGCCGCCGAGTTCCTGCCGTCGGCGCTGGCCGCGCTGCGCGAGGCCGGGGTCACCGTCCACGGCGACGCGCGCGTCCAGGGCTACGACGCCGCCGTCGTGCCGGCCACCGACGACGACTGGGCCGCCGAGTACCTCTCGCTCGACCTCGCCGCCGCCGTCGTCGACACCCTCGACGACGCCGTCGCGCACATCCGGCGCTGGGGGAGCGGGCACACCGAGGCCATCGTGACGCGGTCGCTGGCGGCGTCGCGGCGGTTCGCGGCCACCACCGACTCCGCGGCCGTCATGGTCAACGCCTCCACCCGGTTCACCGACGGCGAGCAGCTGGGCTTCGGCGCCGAGATCGGCATCTCCACGCAGAAGCTGCACGCCAGGGGCCCGATGGGGCTGCCGGAGCTGACCACCACCACGTACGTCGTCACCGGTGACGGACACGTGCGGGGCTGA
- the proB gene encoding glutamate 5-kinase — translation MTGHVTARGAVAAAQRVVVKVGSSSLTTTQGGIDDARVATVVDALAKARASGREVVLVSSGAIAAGLAPLGLATRPRDLARQQAAASVGQGLLMATYTSAFAGHGLRVGQVLLTVDDVTRRSHYRNAYRTLHQLLNLGVVPVVNENDTVATHEIRFGDNDRLAALVAQLVHADLLVLLSDVDGLYDGNPHKPGATRLTDVHSLSDLDGIDVGSAGRSGLGSGGMVTKVEAASIATGSGADVVLASAPEVSAVLAGDAAGTWFHRRAGRRATRLLWLEHATDGRGSLTLDAGAVRALVERGASLLPAGITAVTGTFTAGDPVDLLDESGRAVARGVVNYDAAELPALLGHSTKELARDLGPEYEREVVHRDDLVLLGRPRR, via the coding sequence ATGACCGGTCACGTCACCGCCCGCGGGGCCGTCGCGGCCGCGCAGCGCGTGGTCGTGAAGGTCGGGTCGTCGTCGCTCACCACCACGCAGGGCGGCATCGATGACGCCCGGGTCGCCACCGTGGTCGACGCGCTGGCGAAGGCGCGCGCGTCGGGCCGCGAGGTCGTGCTGGTGTCGTCCGGGGCCATCGCGGCCGGGCTGGCGCCGCTGGGCCTGGCCACGCGGCCGCGCGACCTCGCCCGGCAGCAGGCCGCCGCCAGCGTCGGGCAGGGCCTGCTGATGGCCACGTACACGTCCGCGTTCGCCGGTCACGGCCTGCGGGTGGGCCAGGTGCTGCTGACGGTCGACGACGTCACCCGTCGCTCGCACTACCGCAACGCCTACCGGACGCTGCACCAGCTGCTGAACCTCGGCGTCGTCCCGGTCGTCAACGAGAACGACACCGTCGCCACCCACGAGATCCGCTTCGGCGACAACGACCGGCTGGCCGCCCTGGTGGCGCAGCTGGTCCACGCCGACCTGCTGGTCCTGCTCTCCGACGTCGACGGCCTGTACGACGGCAACCCGCACAAGCCGGGCGCCACGCGGCTCACCGACGTGCACAGCCTGAGCGACCTCGACGGCATCGACGTCGGCTCGGCCGGCCGGTCCGGGCTGGGCAGCGGCGGCATGGTGACGAAGGTCGAGGCGGCCTCCATCGCCACCGGCTCCGGCGCCGACGTCGTGCTGGCGTCGGCGCCCGAGGTGTCCGCGGTGCTGGCCGGCGACGCCGCCGGCACCTGGTTCCACCGCCGGGCCGGCCGCCGAGCCACGCGGCTGCTGTGGCTGGAGCACGCCACCGACGGCCGCGGGTCGCTCACGCTCGACGCGGGCGCCGTGCGGGCGCTGGTCGAGCGCGGCGCGTCGCTGCTCCCGGCCGGCATCACCGCCGTCACCGGCACGTTCACGGCCGGCGACCCGGTCGACCTGCTGGACGAGTCCGGCCGCGCCGTCGCCCGCGGCGTCGTCAACTACGACGCGGCGGAGCTGCCGGCGCTGCTCGGCCACTCGACCAAGGAGCTGGCCCGCGACCTCGGCCCTGAGTACGAGCGCGAGGTCGTCCACCGCGACGACCTCGTGCTGCTCGGCCGGCCGCGCCGCTGA
- the obgE gene encoding GTPase ObgE — translation MPSFVDRVVLHLAAGDGGHGCVSVHREKFKPLGGPDGGNGGRGGDIVLVVDPNTTTLLEYHRSPHRRAKSGSQGEGSNRAGANGQDIELKVPDGTVVSTRDGEVLVDLVGAGTRYVAAQGGSGGLGNAALASKRRKAPGFALLGEPGEARDVVLELKSVADIGLVGFPSAGKSSLIAAISAARPKIADYPFTTLVPNLGVVEAGDVRYTVADVPGLIEGASEGRGLGHAFLRHVERCKALLHVVDLATMEPGRDPLTDIDLIEAELQKYGGLDKRPRMVALNKIDVPEARELAELVRADIEERGWEVFPVSAATHEGLRELTYAMGSLVAAARAAAPAAEPTRLVLRPAAVDDSGFTVTDEGERYRIRGAKPERWIRQTDFTNDEAVGYLADRLARLGVEEALIAAGARAGDEVVIGGEDAVVFDWEPSVSAGGEHLGPRGTDSRLS, via the coding sequence ATTCCGTCGTTCGTGGACCGCGTCGTGCTGCATCTGGCAGCGGGCGACGGCGGGCACGGCTGTGTGTCGGTGCACCGCGAGAAGTTCAAGCCCCTGGGCGGCCCCGACGGCGGCAACGGCGGGCGCGGCGGCGACATCGTCCTCGTCGTCGACCCCAACACCACCACGCTGCTCGAGTACCACCGCTCGCCGCACCGCAGGGCGAAGAGCGGCAGCCAGGGCGAGGGCAGCAACCGGGCCGGCGCCAACGGCCAGGACATCGAGCTGAAGGTCCCCGACGGCACTGTCGTCAGCACTCGCGACGGCGAGGTGCTGGTCGACCTCGTCGGCGCCGGCACCCGCTACGTGGCCGCGCAGGGCGGCAGCGGCGGGCTGGGCAACGCCGCGCTGGCCAGCAAGCGGCGCAAGGCGCCCGGCTTCGCGCTGCTCGGTGAGCCGGGCGAGGCCCGCGACGTCGTGCTCGAGCTGAAGAGCGTCGCCGACATCGGGCTGGTCGGGTTCCCGAGCGCCGGCAAGTCCAGCCTCATCGCCGCCATCTCCGCGGCGCGGCCGAAGATCGCCGACTACCCGTTCACCACGCTGGTGCCCAACCTCGGCGTCGTCGAGGCCGGTGACGTCCGCTACACCGTCGCCGACGTCCCGGGGCTGATCGAGGGCGCCAGCGAGGGCCGCGGCCTGGGCCACGCCTTCCTCCGCCACGTCGAGCGGTGCAAGGCGCTGCTGCACGTCGTCGACCTCGCGACCATGGAGCCCGGCCGCGACCCGCTCACCGACATCGACCTCATCGAGGCGGAGCTGCAGAAGTACGGCGGCCTCGACAAGCGCCCGCGCATGGTGGCGTTGAACAAGATCGACGTCCCCGAGGCGCGCGAGCTGGCCGAACTGGTCCGCGCCGACATCGAGGAGCGCGGCTGGGAGGTCTTCCCGGTCTCCGCCGCCACCCACGAGGGGCTGCGCGAGCTCACGTACGCCATGGGCTCGCTGGTGGCCGCCGCCCGGGCGGCAGCGCCCGCGGCCGAGCCGACCCGCCTGGTGCTGCGTCCGGCCGCCGTCGACGACTCCGGGTTCACCGTCACCGACGAGGGCGAGCGCTACCGCATCCGCGGCGCGAAGCCGGAGCGGTGGATCCGCCAGACCGACTTCACCAACGACGAAGCCGTCGGCTACCTCGCCGACCGGCTGGCCCGGCTGGGCGTCGAGGAGGCGCTCATCGCGGCGGGCGCCCGGGCCGGCGACGAGGTCGTCATCGGCGGCGAGGACGCGGTCGTGTTCGACTGGGAGCCCAGCGTCAGCGCGGGCGGCGAGCACCTCGGCCCCCGCGGTACGGACTCCCGGCTGTCATGA
- the rpmA gene encoding 50S ribosomal protein L27 — MAHKKGASSSKNGRDSNAQRLGVKRFGGQLVNAGEIIVRQRGTHFHPGDNVGRGKDDTLFATSAGAVEFGVKRGRKVVNIVVPAGE; from the coding sequence ATGGCTCACAAGAAGGGCGCCTCGTCCAGCAAGAACGGGCGCGACTCCAACGCTCAGCGGCTCGGTGTGAAGCGCTTCGGCGGCCAGTTGGTCAACGCCGGCGAGATCATCGTCCGCCAGCGTGGCACCCACTTCCACCCGGGCGACAACGTCGGCCGCGGCAAGGACGACACCCTGTTCGCCACCTCCGCCGGCGCCGTCGAGTTCGGCGTCAAGCGTGGCCGCAAGGTCGTCAACATCGTCGTGCCGGCGGGGGAGTGA
- the rplU gene encoding 50S ribosomal protein L21 — translation MYAIVRSGGNQRKVSVGDVIDVDRLDNAEVGATVTLPAVLLVDGETVTTDATKLAGVSVTAEIVGATKGPKIHILRYKNKTGYRRRQGHRQKYTQVKVTGIETK, via the coding sequence GTGTACGCGATCGTCCGCAGCGGCGGTAACCAGAGAAAGGTCTCCGTCGGAGACGTCATCGACGTCGACCGGCTCGACAACGCCGAGGTCGGCGCCACCGTCACGCTGCCGGCGGTCCTGCTCGTCGACGGCGAGACCGTGACCACCGACGCCACGAAGCTGGCCGGTGTGTCGGTCACGGCCGAGATCGTCGGTGCCACCAAGGGCCCGAAGATCCACATCCTCCGGTACAAGAACAAGACCGGGTACCGGCGGCGCCAGGGGCACCGCCAGAAGTACACCCAGGTCAAGGTCACCGGCATCGAGACGAAGTAG
- a CDS encoding Rne/Rng family ribonuclease codes for MTEETPGSSGDSSSTAPVQADATAEQAQPRRRRAASRAAGPPVGEPTLHDAGAPATSDDAPAAPARKTAKKAAAKKTAAKKTAKKAPAKKAASRKAAAAADLLAVDDPAADEAVPAAEPAAADTAPASAPAVEAGAAPAEAASAVADEAPAPRKRSRSRKAAQPAPEPLPVEAADVDDTGSAGASTDPNPAFAPSGAESAATEARASSVLFQAPAFSAAPLFAAPDPEAAEPVRGRRRAKPEPEPVAEETEEEPEVTTDASGDDDTDSDTDSDSDDDGTRRRRRRRGGRGRRRRNDDGSDASGDDDSDDDQGRDQSDDHGDDAQSDSDDDSADSDEGGSRRRRRRRRRRNDDGDEPRPDDPPNTVVRVRETRDLDDEVTSVKGSTRLEAKKQRRREGREAGRRRPPILSEAEFLARREAVDRVMAVRQSGDLTQIAVLEDDVLVEHYVSRASQQSLIGNVYLGRVQNVLPAMEAAFVDIGRGRNAVLYAGEVDWSGLGKNDGPKRIEDVLKSGQSVLVQVTKDPIGHKGARLTSQVSLPGRYVVYVPGGSMNGISRKLPDTERTRLKKILKQVVPEDAGVIVRTAAEGASEEELTNDVARLKAEWEALRKKSSGNAPQLLHGEPDLAIKVVRDLFNEDFTKLVVSGDRAWDTIEEYVSSVAGSLRDRVEKWTSTDDVFAAFRIDEQIAKAMDRKVWLPSGGSLVIDRTEAMTVVDVNTGKFTGSGGNLEETVTKNNLEAAEEIVRQLRLRDIGGIIVVDFIDMVLEANRDLVLRRLVECLGRDRTKHQVAEVTSLGLVQMTRKRIGTGLLEAFSEPCPHCKGRGLLVHAHPVESGNGGSSGGQSGSADDGRSSRSERRGRRRKAEQPAATQQPQPVEALTPKLEALASPGEASPADLMPVGANGNGGNGHGSNGQHGDRPAESAESAPAESAPAESAPAEPAATTAPAPATRRRRRAERAAGSTTTASGSTAAGSDSTAAGNEAGVDKAATAGGDAPAASADAAATSTSSTLPPPPPPPPAESLVTGAAQVEAAATGQSPASSSADAATTSSTDDAAEQKAEPARPRRTRRRAERPAGSPVP; via the coding sequence ATGACGGAAGAGACCCCCGGCTCGTCCGGAGATTCCAGCTCGACAGCGCCGGTCCAGGCCGACGCCACCGCTGAGCAGGCACAGCCGCGCCGCCGCCGTGCGGCCAGCCGCGCCGCCGGCCCGCCGGTCGGCGAGCCCACGCTGCACGACGCCGGCGCGCCCGCCACCAGCGACGACGCCCCGGCCGCACCGGCGCGTAAGACGGCCAAGAAGGCGGCCGCCAAGAAGACGGCCGCGAAGAAGACCGCCAAGAAGGCTCCGGCGAAGAAGGCGGCGAGCCGCAAGGCCGCGGCCGCCGCCGACCTGCTCGCGGTCGACGACCCGGCCGCCGACGAGGCCGTTCCGGCCGCCGAACCGGCTGCTGCCGACACGGCGCCCGCGTCCGCGCCCGCCGTCGAGGCAGGTGCCGCGCCCGCTGAGGCCGCGTCGGCCGTCGCCGACGAGGCTCCGGCGCCGCGCAAGCGGTCCCGGTCGCGCAAGGCCGCCCAGCCCGCGCCCGAGCCGCTGCCGGTCGAGGCCGCCGACGTCGACGACACCGGCAGCGCCGGCGCGTCCACCGACCCGAACCCGGCGTTCGCCCCGTCCGGCGCCGAGAGCGCCGCCACCGAGGCCCGCGCCTCCAGCGTCCTCTTCCAGGCACCCGCGTTCTCCGCGGCGCCGCTGTTCGCCGCGCCCGACCCCGAGGCCGCCGAGCCGGTCCGCGGCCGCCGACGCGCGAAGCCCGAGCCCGAGCCCGTGGCCGAGGAGACGGAGGAGGAGCCCGAGGTCACGACCGACGCCTCCGGCGACGACGACACCGACTCCGACACCGACTCCGACTCCGACGACGACGGCACCCGCCGCCGGCGCCGCCGCCGTGGTGGCCGCGGCCGCCGCCGTCGCAACGACGACGGCTCCGACGCCTCGGGCGACGACGACTCCGACGACGACCAGGGCCGCGACCAGTCCGACGACCACGGCGACGACGCCCAGAGCGACTCCGACGACGACAGCGCCGACTCCGACGAGGGCGGCAGCCGCCGTCGTCGCCGGCGCCGTCGCCGCCGCAACGACGACGGCGACGAGCCGCGTCCCGACGACCCGCCGAACACCGTCGTGCGGGTCCGTGAGACCCGCGACCTCGACGACGAAGTCACCTCGGTCAAGGGCTCGACCCGCCTCGAGGCGAAGAAGCAGCGCCGCCGCGAGGGCCGCGAGGCCGGCCGCCGCCGTCCGCCGATCCTGTCCGAGGCCGAGTTCCTGGCCCGCCGCGAGGCCGTCGACCGCGTCATGGCGGTCCGGCAGTCCGGCGACCTCACCCAGATCGCCGTCCTCGAGGACGACGTGCTGGTCGAGCACTACGTCAGCCGCGCGTCGCAGCAGTCGCTCATCGGCAACGTCTACCTCGGCCGGGTGCAGAACGTGCTGCCCGCCATGGAGGCGGCGTTCGTCGACATCGGCCGCGGCCGCAACGCCGTCCTGTACGCCGGCGAGGTCGACTGGAGCGGCCTGGGCAAGAACGACGGCCCGAAGCGCATCGAGGACGTCCTCAAGTCCGGGCAGTCGGTGCTCGTGCAGGTCACGAAGGACCCCATCGGCCACAAGGGCGCCCGCCTGACCAGCCAGGTCAGCCTGCCCGGCCGGTACGTCGTGTACGTCCCCGGCGGGTCCATGAACGGCATCAGCCGCAAGCTGCCCGACACCGAGCGCACCCGGCTGAAGAAGATCCTCAAGCAGGTCGTCCCCGAGGACGCCGGCGTCATCGTCCGCACCGCCGCCGAGGGCGCCTCGGAGGAAGAGCTCACCAACGACGTCGCGCGGCTCAAGGCCGAGTGGGAGGCGCTGCGGAAGAAGTCCTCCGGCAACGCGCCGCAGCTGCTGCACGGTGAGCCCGACCTCGCCATCAAGGTGGTCCGCGACCTCTTCAACGAAGACTTCACCAAGCTGGTCGTCTCCGGCGACCGCGCATGGGACACCATCGAGGAGTACGTCTCCAGCGTGGCCGGCTCGCTGCGCGACCGCGTCGAGAAGTGGACCTCGACCGACGACGTCTTCGCCGCGTTCCGCATCGACGAGCAGATCGCCAAGGCCATGGACCGCAAGGTGTGGCTGCCCAGCGGCGGCTCGCTGGTCATCGACCGCACCGAGGCCATGACCGTCGTCGACGTCAACACCGGCAAGTTCACCGGCTCGGGCGGCAACCTCGAGGAGACCGTCACCAAGAACAACCTCGAGGCGGCCGAAGAGATCGTGCGCCAGCTGCGGTTGCGCGACATCGGCGGCATCATCGTCGTCGACTTCATCGACATGGTGCTCGAGGCCAACCGCGACCTCGTGCTGCGCCGCCTGGTCGAGTGCCTCGGCCGCGACCGCACCAAGCACCAGGTCGCCGAGGTCACGTCGCTCGGTCTCGTGCAGATGACGCGCAAGCGCATCGGCACCGGCCTGCTCGAGGCGTTCAGCGAGCCGTGCCCGCACTGCAAGGGCCGCGGCCTGCTCGTTCACGCCCACCCGGTCGAGTCCGGCAACGGCGGCTCCTCCGGCGGCCAGTCCGGGTCCGCCGACGACGGCCGGTCCAGCCGCTCCGAGCGCCGCGGCCGGCGCCGCAAGGCCGAGCAGCCGGCGGCCACGCAGCAGCCACAGCCGGTCGAGGCACTGACGCCGAAGCTCGAGGCGCTGGCCAGCCCCGGCGAGGCGTCTCCGGCCGACCTCATGCCGGTCGGGGCCAACGGCAACGGCGGCAACGGTCACGGTAGCAACGGCCAGCACGGCGACCGGCCGGCCGAGTCGGCGGAGTCCGCGCCGGCCGAGTCCGCGCCGGCCGAGTCCGCGCCGGCCGAGCCCGCCGCCACCACCGCGCCCGCGCCGGCCACCCGCCGCCGTCGCCGGGCCGAGCGCGCCGCCGGCAGCACCACCACGGCGTCCGGCAGCACCGCGGCCGGCAGCGACAGCACCGCCGCCGGCAACGAGGCCGGCGTCGACAAGGCGGCCACGGCCGGCGGCGACGCTCCCGCGGCGTCCGCCGATGCGGCCGCCACGTCCACGTCGTCCACCCTGCCGCCACCGCCGCCTCCGCCACCCGCGGAGTCGCTGGTGACGGGTGCGGCGCAGGTCGAGGCGGCCGCGACCGGCCAGTCGCCGGCCTCGTCGTCCGCCGACGCGGCGACCACGTCGTCCACCGACGACGCGGCCGAGCAGAAGGCCGAGCCGGCCCGTCCGCGCCGCACCCGGCGCCGGGCGGAGCGTCCGGCCGGCAGTCCCGTCCCCTGA
- a CDS encoding TIGR03936 family radical SAM-associated protein — protein sequence MPHQQLPAVQKLRVRFAKRGRLRFTSHRDFQRAFERALRRADVPMAWSQGFTPHPRVSYAGAAPTGAASEAEYLELAVTRVCDPEQVRAALDAALPPGLDVVQVVEAGPGALADRLQASSWAIELPGAVPEQAAAAVTEFLAAASVPVERLTKNGVRKLDPRAAVLRLSADTAADPVTLRTVVRHQSPTVRPDEVLAGLRLVAGFTPPQPPRAVRLAQGEWDDDTGELADPLADAPGPHDT from the coding sequence GTGCCGCACCAGCAGTTGCCCGCCGTCCAGAAGCTCCGCGTCCGCTTCGCCAAGCGCGGCCGGCTGCGTTTCACCAGCCACCGCGACTTCCAGCGGGCGTTCGAGCGGGCGCTGCGCCGGGCCGACGTGCCGATGGCGTGGTCGCAGGGGTTCACGCCGCACCCGCGGGTGTCCTACGCCGGCGCCGCGCCCACGGGCGCCGCCAGCGAGGCCGAGTACCTGGAACTGGCGGTCACCCGGGTCTGCGATCCGGAACAGGTGCGCGCCGCGCTGGACGCCGCGCTGCCGCCGGGCCTCGACGTCGTCCAGGTGGTCGAGGCCGGGCCCGGCGCGCTGGCCGACCGGCTGCAGGCGTCGAGCTGGGCCATCGAGCTGCCCGGCGCCGTGCCCGAGCAGGCGGCGGCCGCGGTGACGGAGTTCCTGGCGGCCGCGTCGGTGCCGGTCGAGCGGCTGACGAAGAACGGCGTGCGCAAGCTGGATCCCCGCGCCGCCGTCCTGCGGCTCAGCGCCGACACCGCTGCCGACCCCGTCACGTTGCGCACCGTCGTCCGTCACCAGTCGCCGACGGTCCGGCCCGACGAGGTGCTGGCCGGTCTGCGCCTCGTCGCCGGGTTCACCCCGCCGCAGCCGCCGCGCGCCGTCCGCCTGGCCCAGGGGGAGTGGGACGACGACACCGGCGAGCTGGCCGACCCGCTCGCCGACGCGCCCGGGCCGCACGACACGTGA
- a CDS encoding FAD-binding oxidoreductase has protein sequence MTGLDDAVAGDLRALVSGDLLTPDHPGYDDARAVFNAMIDRRPGLIVQCADRADVALAVAFAREHGLETAVRGGGHSVAGLALTDGGLVIDLRRMNAVTVDPVARTATVGGGATMADLDRACAPHWLATTGGRVSTTGVGGFVLGGGTGWLDRLFGLACDNLVEAEVVTADGEIVRATPNSHPDLFWALHGGGGNFGVVTSLTLRLHPLPESSLALLLWPPEDGPRIVRAARDLLEDAPDTLGGGVIYLTGPAGEDFVPAELAGRLALGVALVHAGGEQSLRELAAPLFDAAPAGAMVAELPYDELQSALDDPPGQRNYWSAEHLDTLPDEAVDAFCAQAAGLIVPSASQHVLFRMGGAVARGPADYPIPWRQAGWVVHPFGLWTDPADDARGRQWAHDVCAAVRPWRTGAVYLNFIGDEGEHRVVAGYGAVGYARLAAVKARYDPTNLFRRNHNVVPA, from the coding sequence ATGACCGGTCTCGACGACGCCGTGGCGGGCGACCTGCGGGCGCTGGTGTCCGGCGATCTCCTGACCCCGGACCACCCCGGCTACGACGACGCGCGCGCCGTCTTCAACGCGATGATCGACCGCCGGCCCGGGCTGATCGTGCAGTGCGCCGACCGCGCCGACGTCGCGCTGGCGGTGGCGTTCGCCCGCGAGCACGGCCTGGAGACGGCGGTCCGCGGCGGCGGGCACAGCGTCGCCGGGCTGGCGCTCACCGACGGCGGCCTGGTGATCGACCTGCGCCGGATGAACGCCGTCACCGTCGACCCCGTGGCCCGCACGGCCACCGTCGGCGGCGGCGCCACCATGGCCGACCTCGACCGCGCCTGCGCGCCGCACTGGCTGGCCACCACCGGCGGCCGGGTGTCGACGACCGGTGTCGGCGGGTTCGTGCTCGGCGGCGGCACCGGCTGGCTGGACCGGTTGTTCGGGCTGGCCTGCGACAACCTCGTCGAGGCGGAAGTCGTCACGGCGGACGGCGAGATCGTCCGGGCCACGCCGAACAGCCATCCCGACCTGTTCTGGGCGCTGCACGGAGGCGGCGGCAACTTCGGCGTGGTGACGTCGCTGACGCTGCGGCTGCACCCGCTGCCGGAGTCGTCGCTGGCGCTGCTGCTGTGGCCGCCGGAGGACGGGCCGCGGATCGTCCGGGCCGCCCGCGACCTGCTGGAGGACGCTCCCGACACGCTCGGCGGCGGCGTCATCTACCTCACCGGCCCGGCGGGCGAGGACTTCGTGCCGGCCGAGCTGGCAGGGCGGCTGGCGCTGGGCGTCGCGCTCGTGCACGCCGGCGGCGAGCAGTCGCTGCGCGAGCTGGCGGCGCCGCTGTTCGACGCGGCCCCGGCCGGCGCGATGGTGGCCGAGCTGCCGTACGACGAGCTGCAGTCGGCCCTCGACGACCCGCCCGGCCAGCGCAACTACTGGTCCGCCGAACATCTGGACACCCTCCCGGACGAGGCCGTCGACGCGTTCTGCGCGCAGGCGGCCGGGCTGATCGTGCCGTCGGCGTCGCAGCACGTGCTGTTCCGCATGGGCGGCGCGGTCGCCCGCGGCCCGGCCGACTATCCGATCCCCTGGCGGCAGGCCGGCTGGGTGGTGCACCCGTTCGGGCTCTGGACCGATCCCGCCGACGACGCTCGCGGCCGGCAGTGGGCGCACGACGTCTGCGCCGCCGTCCGGCCGTGGCGCACCGGCGCCGTCTACCTCAACTTCATCGGCGACGAGGGCGAGCACCGCGTCGTCGCCGGCTACGGCGCCGTCGGCTATGCCCGGCTGGCCGCCGTCAAGGCCCGCTACGACCCCACGAACCTGTTCCGGCGCAACCACAACGTCGTGCCGGCCTGA